In Quercus robur chromosome 10, dhQueRobu3.1, whole genome shotgun sequence, a genomic segment contains:
- the LOC126702539 gene encoding protein C2-DOMAIN ABA-RELATED 4-like: protein MATEASPRRRRSSPDKSGRSSSTSLMENLLGLLRIRVKRGVNLAVRDVRSSDPYVVIKMNRQKLKTRVIKKDVNPEWNEDLTLSVTDPNHPIQLTVYDHDTFSKDDKMGDAEFEIKSYIDALRMNLSGLPSGTIVSRIQPSRQNCLSEESCITWTEGKMIQDLCLRLRNVECGEVEIQLQWIDLPGSKGL from the exons ATGGCAACAGAGGCATcaccaagaagaagaagaagttcaCCGGATAAGAGTGGAAGATCATCATCCACGTCTCTAATGGAGAATCTGCTTGGACTCCTCAGAATTCGCGTCAAGCGCGGTGTTAATCTCGCCGTTCGTGACGTTCGTAGCAGCGACCCTTATGTTGTCATCAAGATGAACAGACAG AAACTGAAGACGCGTGTTATTAAAAAGGATGTTAATCCTGAATGGAATGAAGATCTAACTCTTTCTGTTACAGACCCTAATCATCCGATCCAgctg ACCGTTTATGACCATGACACATTTAGCAAAGATGACAAAATGGGAGATGCTGAGTTTGAAATCAAATCATATATAGATGCCTTGAGGATGAATTTGTCAGGCCTCCCAAGTGGCACCATAGTCTCGAGAATACAACCAAGCAGGCAAAACTGCCTTTCTGAAGAGAGCTGTATCACGTGGACTGAAGGCAAAATGATTCAAGATCTCTGCCTCAGATTGAGAAATGTGGAATGTGGGGAAGTTGAAATCCAATTGCAGTGGATTGACCTTCCTGGTTCTAAGGGTTTATAA